GAAATAGAGCTTGCAAATCCATAAGCTACCTCCGTTTCTTCTTAGTCCTAAATCACAAATGTGATCCAAAAATGAGCAGTAGAAATTTGGCGCTCACTTTTAACTCACTTTCTTGAAGGACGCTAGAGAAGTAGTGAAGCAGGCAACGCTGGCTTACGGTAGCCTTGCCGCTCCAGATTGTATGGGGCCAGGAGGAAATGGGATGGTAGTACTAGATAGCGTCAAATCAACGGAACATCAATGGCATCACCTTTCTCAGGAGCAGGTTGTCCGTTCGCTCAAAACTGATCCTGAAAGGGGATTGTCTTTTACAGAAGCAGCAGAACGACATGATCGCTTTGGTCCTAATCAGTTAACCGCTCAGAAAAAACAGAGTGCCTGGTTGCGATTTCTTCAGCAATTCAATCAACCGCTGCTCTATATTTTGCTGGTTGCGGGACTGGTGACGGCGTTTCTGCAAGAGTGGATCGATTCGGGCGTGATTTTTGGGGTGGCGCTGCTTAATGCCATCATTGGCTTTGTCCAAGAGGCAAAGGCAGAGGATGCGATTGCTGCTTTATCGGAAGCTGTCACGACTGATGCAACCATTCGCCGCAACGGTCAAAAGCAAGTGGTTTCATCCCGCGAACTAGTTCCCGGCGATCTCGTCCTACTCTCTTCTGGCGATAAAGTACCTGCCGATCTGCGGCTGCTTGAAATTCGTGACTTACAGGTAGACGAATCAGCCCTCACAGGAGAATCGGTTCCAGTCGAAAAAACCCTTCAGCCCCTAGAAGCAGATACTCCGCTAGCAGAGCGCACCAATATGGCGTACACCGGCAGCCTCATCACCTTTGGGCAGGGGCTTGGAGTTGTTGTAGGCATTGGTGAGATGACCGAAACCGGACACCTCTCCCAACTGATGCAATAGAGTACAGCCATAGAAACTCCCCTGACTCGTAAAATTGACAAATTCAGCAAAACCTTGCTGTACGTTGTATTGGGCTTGGCGACCTTCACCTTTGTCGTTGGCGTGGCTCAAGGGTTTTCCTTAATTGAGGTGTTCAAAGCAGCGGTTGCACTGGCAGTCAGTGCGATTCCTGAAGGGTTACCTGCCATCCTCACAGTGACATTGGCCATCGGGGTATCTCAAATGGCAAAACATCATGCCATCATCCGCAAATTACCGGCGATCGAGACACTAGGCAGCACTACTGTAATTTGTTCCGACAAAACCGGAACCCTGACCCAGAATCAAATGACGGTTCAGGAAATTGACGCAGGTGGAAGGCGGTATCGGGTGAGCGGTGGAGGGTATGCACCCGATGGAGAAATCTCCCTGAATGGACATGCAATTGATCTGGCAAAGACACCAGCTTTATATGAATGCCTCCAAGCCGGACTGTTGTGCAATGACTCTCATCTAGAAGTGCAGGACGGAAACTGGATGGTGATCGGTAGCCCCACAGAAGGAGCACTGGTTGCTGCCGCCCACAAAGCTGGACTCAGTACAGATAAGCTGGAGCAGGCGCTTCCTCGACTCGACATCCTACCGTTTGAATCTCAATTTCAATACATGGCAACACTACATCGTAGCCGCCCAGAACCGTTGATTTATGTCAAAGGTTCGGCTGAAGCCATCCTCAAGCGATGTCGTCAAATGCTGGATGAAGATGGAAAGGCGATTGCCCTCAACCCAACGCAAATTGAGCAAACTGTAGAGAACATGGCAAAAAAAGGGCTGCGGGTTCTGGCACTTGCCAGGAAAGCTGTCCCTGGCTCTCAAAGCTTGATCGAGCATTCTGATCTGGAGCAAGGTTTAGTATTTCTGGGGCTGGAAGGCATGATCGATCCGCCCCGTCCCGAAGCGATTCAAGCCATTGAATCCTGTAAATCTGCGGGGATTCAGGTCAAGATGATCACAGGCGACCATGCCAAAACAGCAGCCGCGATCGCTCAACAGATGGGTCTAAATTCAACTCAGAATGCACCTGTTGTCACAGGTCAAGAACTTGCGCGACTGGATGAGCAAGGATTAGCCAACGCCGTTGCACAAAGCAATGTATTTGCACGAGTTGCACCCGAACAAAAACTGCGGATTGTGGAAGCGCTCCAAGCCAAAGGTGAAATTGTGGCAATGACCGGAGATGGAGTCAACGATGCGCCTGCCCTGAAGCAAGCTGACATCGGGGTAGCAATGGGCATCACGGGCACTGAAGTCACGAAAGAAGCGGCAGATATGATTCTAACAGACGACAACTTTGCCTCGATCGAGGAAGCTATCGAGGAAGGACGCACCGTTTATAAGAATCTATTGCGGGCAATCGCCTTCATCCTGCCGGTGAACGGTGGCGAATCCATGACCATCTTGATTGCCGTAATGCTGGCAACGCCACTGCCTATTTTACCAATACAAATTCTCTGGCTAAATATGGTCAGTTCCGTGGCCTTGAGTCTACCGTTGGCATTTGAGCCACCTTCGCCAGATACAATGCAACAGCCGCCTCGTCCTGTGAATGAACCTCTGTTGTCGCGCAGGCTGATCACACGAATTTTAACTGTCTCACTGTTTAACTGGATTGTGATCTTTGGCACCTTTGAATGGATTATACAAACGACTGGAAACGAAGCTCTAGCACGAACAATGGCAATCCAGGCATTGGTTGCAGCAGAAGCCTTTTACCTGTTAAGCATTAGCCGATTTGTTCCGGCGATCGCTGCGAAGCTACGTGGTAAAAATGAGCCATTCGGTTACGCAGTGGCGATCGGCATTGCAAGTGTTCTACTGTTTCAGTTCCTGTTTAGCCAGTGGAGCATCATGAACCAGCTATTCACAACTGAAGCATTGACTCTAACTCAAGGCTTTATCTGTGTCGGTATTGGGATACCTATGATTGCTTTAGCTGCGTTGCTGAAGCGGATTGCTCCGCTGACATAAATGTCTTCAATAAAGCCGCTCTTCTGAGCGTGCTTACTCCGCAAAGTTTGTAGCGTTAACTATTCATCTTTTCTCATGACTCTTCATAATCTTAAACAGGCGATCGGCATCTTCTCCAATCATCAAGACGCAGAACAAGCAATAGCTGAGCTAAAAAACAAGGGCTTTCCCATGCACAAGCTCTCAGTGATTACCAAGTTTTCTCGTGATGACGATAGTTTAGATAGGCATTTAAATAGACAAAGTGTGCGGCAGCCTTCAATAACAAGAGCAGAGGGTGCAAAAACAGGCGCAATTACAGGAAGCATGGGAGTCGGTTCACTCGCCCTAATTTTTGGACTCGGCAGCCTGATAATTCCTGGTATTGGTCAGGCATTAGCGGTAGAAAGCCTTTTAACAACTTTTTTTGGCAGTGGAATTGCCGCAACTGCTGGTGGTCTATATGGTGCAGTTCGAGGATGGCTGGTGCCAGAAGAACAGGCGAAAAACTACAACGACAGATTTAACCAAGGAGATTATTTGATCATCATGGAGGCAGTAGAAAACGAGATCCTGATTGCTGAACCTGTCCTTAAATATTGGGGGATTCAGAGGTGGCGTGTCTATGACATATCTTGAATCTAAAGTAACGTCAGTTCGGGATAAGGAGGGATGGAACAGATATAACTGTCTAGTCAATTTGGTCTGCGGCTTGATTGCCTATTGCCACCAGCCAAATAAACCATCCCTCATACCCGATGCCTCTTTGCCCGCCTCTGTTTAACCCGAACTCACGTTAAATAAATTTAAGATACTTTAATAGCAATTCTCAATGGCATGAAAAATGGAGAAAAGTCAGAAAGACCTAGGGGAAGCCCCCTAAACCCCTGCAAATGGGGTTATCTGTTGAGCGTCAATACCCCTAAGGGCAATTCTGAATGAGTTCTTAGGATTTGAAATTTTAGATTGAACACACGAGAGAATTGCTATAAGCGCTTTTTTATTTTCGATAAATAGCATCAGCAACGCGGCAGACATCTCGCATTTCTCGAACATCATGAACCCGAAGGATATCGGCAGCACCGGCAACTGCGGCACAACAGGCGGCAGCGGTTCCCCAGACACGCGCTTTGGGTTCTGGTTGGTCTAAAATATGACCGATAAAGCTTTTACGTGAAGGGCCAACTAAAAGGGGGCAGCCGAGCGATTGGAACACCGGCAGTTGTCTGAGAATTTCTAGATTTTGCGCGTAATTTTTGGCAAATCCAATGCCGGGATCAATGATAATTCGAGAGCGCTTAATTCCTGCGGCAATCGCAGCATCAATTCGCTGGGTAAGAAATTCAGAGATTTCCCCAATCAAATCTTGATAATTTGTTAGCTTTTGCATGGTTTGGGGATTGCCCCGGATGTGCATCAACATCACCGGCACCCCGAGTTGCGCCACAACCGGCAGCATTTGGGGGTCAAAGGTGCCACCGGAGATGTCGTTGATGATATCTGCGCCGGCTGCAACGGCTGCCTGTGCCACCTGTGATCGGGCGGTATCAACAGAAATGGGCACCTCGTTCAAAGCTGTTGAGCCGGCTGCTTTCCGCAGTTCTCGCACCACCGGCACCACGCGCTCAATTTCTTCCTCAACAGACACCTCAAGCGCACCGGGACGAGTTGATTGCCCCCCCACATCAATGATGTCTGCGCCGGCATCTGCCAGTTCTTGAGCCTGCGCCACGGCAGCAGCCAGGGTGTTGAACGATCCGCCATCGCTAAAGCTATCGGGCGTAACGTTCAAAACACCCATCAAATAAGTGCGACTTCCCCAATTAAAGGTGCGTCCCCGAATGGTTAAAGGTGCCGGCATTGCCTACGCCCTTTTTGCTATTTGTAATTCACAATTCGGGCAAAGCCTGCCGGTTCGAGACTCGCGCCTCCCACCAAAACGCCATCAATTTCTGGCTGCGCCATGATTTCATCAATATTGTCTGGCTTGACAGATCCGCCATATTGAATCGGTACATCGGCATTGCTGAGCTGCTGCCGAATTAACCCAATAACTCGGTTGGCTTCTTTGGCTTCGCAAGTGTCGCCAGTGCCAATTGCCCAGATCGGTTCGTAGGCGATGATCAGGTTATTCTGATCGACATCTACGAGGTCTTTTTCCAGCTGGCCAATAATATGGGTTTCTGTTTCCCACCCGTCCCGCTGTTGCTTGGTTTCACCGACGCACAAAATTGGGGTGAGTCCATGTTTCTGGGCGGCTTTCAGACGTCGGTTCACCGTTTCATCGGTTTCGCCAAAGAACTGCCGGCGTTCGCTGTGGCCAACGATCACGTAACGCACGCCAAGTTCTGTAAGCATTGGGCCAGAAATTTCACCTGTGTAAGCACCGGCGTCTTCCCAATGGACGTTCTGTGCTCCTAGCCGCAGGCGACTCCCGTGCATATTCTTCGAGAGATTTCCCAAGGTTGTGAAGGGAACGCAGAGGATAATTTCTCTTTCTTCTGGGGTTTCATCCAGGTGGTTCACAAATCCCTGCAAAAACTCCAGGGCTTCTGCCTGGGTTTTGTACATTTTCCAGTTGCCGGC
The Microcoleus sp. FACHB-672 DNA segment above includes these coding regions:
- the folP gene encoding dihydropteroate synthase, which encodes MPAPLTIRGRTFNWGSRTYLMGVLNVTPDSFSDGGSFNTLAAAVAQAQELADAGADIIDVGGQSTRPGALEVSVEEEIERVVPVVRELRKAAGSTALNEVPISVDTARSQVAQAAVAAGADIINDISGGTFDPQMLPVVAQLGVPVMLMHIRGNPQTMQKLTNYQDLIGEISEFLTQRIDAAIAAGIKRSRIIIDPGIGFAKNYAQNLEILRQLPVFQSLGCPLLVGPSRKSFIGHILDQPEPKARVWGTAAACCAAVAGAADILRVHDVREMRDVCRVADAIYRK
- a CDS encoding general stress protein, whose product is MTLHNLKQAIGIFSNHQDAEQAIAELKNKGFPMHKLSVITKFSRDDDSLDRHLNRQSVRQPSITRAEGAKTGAITGSMGVGSLALIFGLGSLIIPGIGQALAVESLLTTFFGSGIAATAGGLYGAVRGWLVPEEQAKNYNDRFNQGDYLIIMEAVENEILIAEPVLKYWGIQRWRVYDIS
- the tpiA gene encoding triose-phosphate isomerase; amino-acid sequence: MRKIVLAGNWKMYKTQAEALEFLQGFVNHLDETPEEREIILCVPFTTLGNLSKNMHGSRLRLGAQNVHWEDAGAYTGEISGPMLTELGVRYVIVGHSERRQFFGETDETVNRRLKAAQKHGLTPILCVGETKQQRDGWETETHIIGQLEKDLVDVDQNNLIIAYEPIWAIGTGDTCEAKEANRVIGLIRQQLSNADVPIQYGGSVKPDNIDEIMAQPEIDGVLVGGASLEPAGFARIVNYK